ATAGCCGATATTCTGAGATTGGGAATATTTCTGTTCCACACCCCATAAAATGAAAGACATGCAATTTAAAATACTTTCATTTTAACCCACAAGTGAATCTGATTTGCGCAGTTTTGACTGTATTGTTTGTTGTAATCATGTTGAGAGTTTGGATCATTCATTTCTTGCATGTGAGGTGGTTAGCGGGTTTTAATGTTATTGGTTttcataaacaaaaatgtagTATTCATAAAATAACATGACTCCAATGggaatttggttttttttttcagaaaagttGGGTTTATTTTAATGAGGCCCTTCattgtttaatgtattttagtcTTAAATACCTGACtgtgtctctgttttgtttgtttttgcttcttttaacCACTATGCATTTATAATCAGTTGTATTAAGCCCACTGTTGCTCTGCATTCATGTTCATAATGTTGTGTAGCTCCAATTAAATTTGTCAAGGACAAAGGGGAAAAGTCAGCTCTTTGTTCATGTTGTGTTACAGCCTCTAATTTTCTTGGCTGTCTGCAACATGTGTTTGCAGTTGAGTCGGTTCAGCTCACACTACGAGACTGGGTCCAGATTCGGTTGAACTCATTTGAACATGTTGGTCCGAATGTGACAGCCACTAACAGATTTTAGGCCCATCTCTCCCTGCACACCTCACCACAGCTACTAGACTTTCCCAGACTGGAAATCAGGGGTAGAATCGCATATAGTGTCCCTTGTTTTAAGCACTACAGCAACATTAATTTTAGTGACCTCTAATTGGCGTAAATGGGGATCATTTTAATACTTGTCTTTCTGTATTTACACACTTCCTTAGCAAGTAGCATCAGGTAGGGTTTGATATAACTGAGTGGGGGAAAATGTGATCTAGGACTAGAGCTCACAGCGGGCCAGAGGTtcctgctgaaggactgctacccTCAGAAGCACCCCATGGGTAAGCTAGGTTGCCTCTGAAATTAGATTAagtgaatcaaaacaaaacagttccACCACAAAGTCCAGCAAAGCAAAACTGGAATTGATCCAGTTCCCAAAGTAGCTTATAGACTGAGAGTTTATAGATTTGACATAACCTTAAGTCTATGTTGTAGTGTGACcacagtcaatcattttctgaTATGGACTACGGAGTTTGATAGACTCTGGATTTGATATGCTGTGGTTCTTAGGTTCTTTGCGATTGTAGTAAAAATTCTCCATTGTGAAATTAGCGTTCTTGAAGTTCTGAGATTCTGGTTTAATGGATCTTTGATTTCCCAAAACTCTGTTTCAACAGTACCTTGATGTGTGAACCTCTGGTCCCCATTGGTCCTCGATGTTCTAAACTGTTCAGCTAGCTCTGTTCATCAATGAACACAGCGTATGAGGCGTTTGAACAGGTGTCTCTTTTAAAGGAGACCTTGTGTCTCAATGGAACTCACATGTATAAATTAATCAATCagacttgaaaatattttctagTGCATGTTTTAAACTGAAACTTGTAAGTGGATACAGAGTTTGTTCTCATGAAATCAAGCTTTTAAAAATCTCAGAGAACGTCTGATAAACTGGTTGATGTGTTCTGTTTTGAACATATATGTTCATACAGAACatggtactcgtactcgtcgtcttccgcttcatccgggaccgggtcgggGGGGCAGtacactcagcagagacgcccagacgtctctctccccagacacctcctccaggtcctccagggggagcccaaggcgttcccaggccagccgagagacatagtccctccagcgtgtcctgggccgtcccctgggcctcctgctggtgggacgtgcctggaacacctcccgaggaaggcgtccaggaggcatccggtatagatgcccgagccacctcaactggctcctctcgatgtggaggagcagcggctctactccgagcccctcctggatggccgagctcctcaccctatctctaagggagcgcctggccaccctacgatACAGAACATGGTGTAAAAAGTTATTATTTCCTGTTTGTCATCTTAAAGAAATTCCTTTGTCTTTACTCACACATGTCTAAACAAAGTGTGTGAGTTTTTTGAAACTCACATCTTGTGCTTTGGAGTTTCTGAAGTTCTGGATCTGAGGTGTCCTAGGTATACTGGTACAGCTGAAATTAGGAAATCGTTGCACCCTTTGTACCACAGAGTCTTATTAACAGAAGATCATTTTGTCTTTCAGAATTCAATGAACCTGCCCCCAGACAAGGTGCGTCTGCTGCGTTCTTATGACAACGAGAAGAAGTGGGAGCTGATCTGTGATCAGGTAGGTCCTGTAGATGTCTCTTCATgcagaacaaaaaacatttagagaTGACACCTAAAGCTGTCAGTGTAACGTAAAACTTTGTTCTGGTCCCATGGTGactttataaatgtttaaataattatttcactccCCAGGCCAAACGTTTAAAGCACACATACAATATGAATGGTATTCGAGACTAAATAGTGGTGTAACATGACAGTGGAGGCCTTAGCTGCTTCCagtatttctgtattttatgtTAACCTAACCCAAACAACTGTTTGGTTGTGTTTAAGTGGAAATCTGCCCCCAGGTTTTCCAGAGGATTAGTTAAGATTGAATATTTTGTATAAGCAGGATGACATTCTGACAGAATTGCAGATGGAGCTAGATTACCAATCTGCAAAACATCTGACCCCACGGTGTATTGCTGTGTGTTGGCAGGAGAGATTCCAGGTGAAGAACCCTCCTCACACCTACATCCAGAAACTGAGAGGCTTCCTTGACCCGGCTGTGACACGAAAGGTGACATGACAGAAACAGGTTTTATACAATCAACATACAACTTTTTTCTCCATGAAGCTGTTAGAGGTTTAGTCAACTGTCAAAGACAAATtgcaaaaaactgttaaaaatgttCTTCTTTCTGCTGTGACCTTAAATGTCCTCTGAGGaacttagctgtctttctctgtcTGCAGAAGTTCAGACGAAGAGTTCAGGAGTCGACACAAACACTCAGAGAACTTGAGATTTCTCTCCGTACAAACCACATCGGgtacctgtctgtctgtctcctgCCTGTCCACCTTCTCTTTCTCCCTCTGCAGTCCATCTAACTCCTCTGTCTCCCTGTTGTCCACCATGGTGATCCCTCTCCCACCTGTCCACCTTTCTCCCTTTTGTCTACTTAACTCATCTGTTACCCATCTGTTCCTTTGTTTTCAGGTGGGTCAGAGAGTTTCTAAATGAGGAGAATCGAGGTTTGGATGTTCTGGTTGAATACTTGTCCTTCGCTCAGTACGCAGTCACGTGAGTCTGATCAGTGCCTTCTATCAGTCAGCTGCTGTCTGAGTTCCATGTCTCCTTTATTACAGAGAGTCTAGCTGATAGAATCAGATTAGTTCTGTTTATTCTGTATCAAAAGAACAACTGGAATACATTTAGAAAACCACCCTTGACTGTCTTCATCAGTCTTATGCAGACTAATCTCTTCAGGTTTGATGGTGAGCAGTCGGACACTGGCAGTGAGGCGGGTTCCATCGACTCACCCTGGAGTCGCTCTATAGAGGATCTCCATGGTGACTGCAGCCTCCCGTCTCCTTCCTCATCTGTTTCTCGCTCGGCCCGACACTCCATCAGGTAAAAGGAAACACCCTGTGAAACACCGGTGTTTACCTGGACTAATGTCATAGTGCAGGTAAACTCGGTGAGCTGAAATTTTGGTTTCCACAGCTCAGCTCTGGTGACTCGGTCCAACACACTGCCAAGTCGTCGAACCCTGAAGAACTCACGACTCGTGTGCAAGAAGGACGATGTTCATGTTTGCGTCATGTGTCTGAGAGCCATCATGAACTACCAGGTAACAGACAACACTCACAACTTTCATTTTAAGATTTTCATGCACTGAGGTAACACTGAACCATTTCCCTCTTCTTAAGTATGGCTTCAACATGGTGATGTCCCATCCTCATGCTGTCAATGAAATCGCTCTCAGTCTGAACAACAGGAACCCCAGGTACTAAAATCTACTAAAACAAACATCCATACCACACAGCAGGTACCTGGAATTGAACACATAATGGACTGTGATGTTTTGACCCCTCATCAGGACCAAAGCTCTGGTTCTGGAGCTGTTGGCAGCAGTGTGTTTGGTCAGAGGAGGACATGAGATCATCCTGTCAGCCTTCGACAActttaaaactgtaaacagcAACAATCACTCATAGAACAAGAGCAGCACACACCTGACTCACATCCCTGATCGGTTCACTAGTTAAAAGGCTGATCTGTTGCAGGTGTGTAACGAGGCCATGCGTTTTGAGAAGCTGATGGAACATTTTAAGAATGAAGATGACAACATCGACTTCTTGGTAATTGTGTTCTTTCATCTTAACATTATCTCCACGTCAAATTCAGGTGACTTACTGACTGTCTGTTCCTAGGTGGCCTGCATGCAGTTTATCAATATTGTGGTGCACTCAGTGGAGGACATGAACTTTAGAGTTCATCTGCAGTATGATTTTACCAAACTCAACCTGGAAGAACACCTAGAGGTAAcccatcagccaatcagagtgTGGTTACATGATGACTGACTATGATGCTTTCATGGGATGATTATTCTGGAACCAGAGACCTGAACAACAAGTTGCATTTTAACTATCACCGTCTCCTTAACATCTCTCCTCAGAGATTAAAGCACACAGAGAGTGACAGGCTGCAGGTTCAGATCCAGGCATACCTGGACAATGTGTTTGACGTTGGGACACTGCTGGAGGACGCCGAAACAAAAACCGCTGCTCTGGAGAGAGTTGAAGAGCTGGAAGAGAACCTTGCTACAGTAAGGAGCACCATGTTGATCTTTGTCCCACTCTTTACCTCTGAGACTGGAGGCAGACCTCTACCACCACCATTGGACTATGAGAAACAATCAAATTCTGTGATAAGCTTCAAATCTGAAGGAAACATCCCAGCGTTGTAGCAATGACACCTGACATTTATAAAGACCAATATAAACGTGAAACTTATACACATCAAAACAATCCTGAAAGTTTTCTAAATCATTTCATCCTTAATCACAGAACATTAGTAGTGACGGGCATTTTAACCagtaaaccagtaaaaaaaactcCCTGGTTTCCAGTACCAAGGTATGTGTGATGCTCAGAGTTCCTGTCTCTATCTTCAGATGTCCGAGCGTCTGCTTGATGTGGAGAATGAAGCAATGCTGAAGATCGTTGAACTGGAGAAACAGCTGATGCAGACCAACAAAGAGCTGGACCAACTTCGGGTCAGTTCTGTTAGCCTGAAAACCATCTGGTCCATCTGCATGGACAGAGATGAGTGTGATAGAGTGTCCCTAGTGGATGTTTTAGATGCCATGCTGCCTCTCCAGCTGTAACTCACCATGACCTTAAATCGAAAGTTTCACCTGTTCGCTTTGCAGGAGGTGTATGCCAGTGCCAACTCTCAGGTGCACACCTTAAGACGGATAGTTCGGGAGAAAGACCAGACCATTCGTCGGCAGAGTCGTCTGGAGCGTCAGGCCCAGGAGGCCCAGCAGTCTGGAGGACCTGGAGCTCCTCAGCCTCAAAGAGGGGAGGGAGACGGAGGTGTAGCTGACTCTTCTTCCCCCTCACCTCCGCCTTTTCCTACACTGTCCCCCAGGTAAGAGACACAGACTCTGAAAcactcttaaatgtttcaacCCACCTATTTCTGACTGATCACCTCCCTGAATTCTGCAGCCCTGAGACTGTGGCCTATCACAGCATGGGACCAGGGATGGGTGGGGCTCCAGGAATGCAAGCcccaccccctcctcctccaccaccaccaccaatgCCAAGCACAGGTGAGTTTACCTTCACCAGTTAgaaatatacactcaccggccactttattaggtacaccttgctagtactgggttggaccctttttgccttcagaactgctttaATCCTTGGttgcatagattcaacaaggtactggaaacattcctcagagagtttggtccatattgacctGACAGATATATTgacagatttgtcggctgcatccatgatgagaatctcctgttccaccacatcccaaaggtgctctattggattgagatctggtgactgtggaggtcatttgagtccagtgaactcattgtcatgttcaagaaaccagtctgagatgattcgtgctttatgacatggtgcgttatcctgctagaagtaaccatcagaagatgggtacactgtggtcataaagggatggacatggtcagcaacaatactcaggtagactgtggcgttgacacgatgctcaattggtactaaggggcccaaagtgtaccaagaaaatatcccccacaccattacaccaccaccaccagcctgaaccgttgatacaaggcaggatggatccatgctttcatgatgttgacaccaaattctgacccgaccatctgaatgtcgcagcagaaatcgagactcatcagaccaggcaacgtttttctaatcttctattgtccaattttggtgagtctgtgtgaattgtagcctcagtttcctgttcttagctgacaggagtggcacccggtgtggtcttctgctgctgtagcccatccgcctcaaggttcaacgtgttgtgttttcagagatgctcttctgcatgatttggttgtaacgagtggttatttgagttactgttgccttcctatcagctggaaccagtctggcgattctcctctgacctctggcatcaacaagacatttgcgcccaaagaactgctgctcactggatattttctctttttcggaccattctctgtaaaccctagagatggtagtgcgtgaaaatcccagtagatcagcagtttctgaaatactcagaccagcccgtctggcaccaacaaccatgctacgttcaaagtcacttaaatcaatTTTCTTCCCCAtgctgatgctcggtttgaactgcagcagattgtcttgaccatgtctacatgcctaaatgcattgagttgctgccatgtgattagctgattagaaattaacgagcagttggacaggtgtacctaataaagtggccggtctGTGTATCTCTGACTGAGAATACAACTTCTAAGTAGAACAAGAAGTGCTACGACATAAATACGACATCTGTTCCAGATATTATcaagtctttttctttttgtcctcAGTATCCAACGGACCCTATCCTGCACCTCcccctcctgctcctcctccgcCCCCCCCTCCACCTCCACCACCTTGTAGGACCAGTGAGCTTTCCTCTGTCCCCatgccccctcctcctcctcctgtggCCCCACCTCTCCCAGGGTCAGGGGGGTCACCGACCGTCATCTTTAACTCCGGGCTTGCAGGTATGACATGTCTTAAATTAGTGGGATGGAGCTTCCAGCCCGTCTCCATGGTAACAGGTGACTTTGATTAACTCTGATAATAACGCATCTTTTCTTCTCCGTTCTGCTGACAGAGGGTCCTCTCAAGCTGTTCTGTACGTTGgttctttacttttttatcaCTTGTTGTTTATCAACACTGTACATCAGCTGACAACTAGAAACTTGGCTCCATTCAGAATtcaatttcacatttttcatcCATCTGTGAGACTTCTGTGACTTTACATTAAAGCTAAACAGTTTAGAGACAACCTTTAAAGATGGTAAAGGGTCATCTAACAGATGAGTTTAGTTCAGACCACATAACAGACTGAAGAAATGTTGGACACAAACCGTCCTATTAGATCCAGATAGTTCTACAGGTGGTTCAGCATGATGCTTGAACCATGGTGGTTCCATCATTTTGAAGATTATGTTGCTTTCAGAACATTTTCAGGAAATGTTTTATGATTTATCTTGTGTATTCTAAGATTCAGTGGAGAACCACAGTTCATGAGAGAATTTAACCTCAGAGATCATGGCGTCCATTTCAATGTGCGAACAAATGCCTGAATGTTCCTCATAAAAGCCGAGTTTGAGTTGGTCTTACAGTAGCGCGGGTTTCCGGGTGTGGGTGTAGTGCTTTGCTAGATAGTAATAGTAATAGTGGTGGTGCAAGTTTACACTTCCTAAAAAAGCAGACCAGTCTTTGAGCATTCTGAGATAATGTGCTGATCCaacaaaaacatctgatttTATGCCTGTTAACCAGAGTGTCAGCTGATGGGATGTTCTGGTTTAAAACACCTGCTGAATAGTTCATACCTACAGACAGAACCACCAGAAGCTTACATTAAAGCTTTAACCTTTATAACCCAAGGACACTCATAAACCAGTATTGccgtttgtatttatttgaccTCCATACATGTCCTCTGCAGCCGTGAAGATCAAGAAACCCATCCAGACAAAGTTTAGGATGCCAGTCTTGAACTGGGTCGCTCTGAAACCCAGTCAGATCAATGGAACCGTGTTCAACGACATTGATGATGAGTCCATTCTACAGGTGAAAGATCAATCGCTGGAGGTCACAAAGGCTGAGATCAAATTTGCCAAAACTCAGCCAGAGCTGAACATCTACATGTGTACCAGAGCTCCTAACTGAAATTATCTGCTTACATGTCTGTCTGCCAGGACCTGGACATGGAAGGGTTTGAGGAGCTGTTCAAAACCAAGGCTCAGGGTCCAGCAGTGGATCTAACTCTGTCCAGACAGAAGCTTCCACAGAAAGCTCCATCTAAAGTTTCTCTGCTGGAAGCTAACAGAGCCAAAAACCTGGCCATCACCCTGAGGAAGGCCGGCCAGGCCTCAGAGATCATCTGCCGTGCCATTCACACGTAGGTACATCAGTACAGTACCCTTACAGAGAAGAAATCCTGGTACCTACTACGACTGGTACCAGTAGCCTGAGGTAAACTGCACATGAGGCATCCAGAATCATTCCAGAGCTCAGGTTGAACCACAGTTCAAACTGATGCTGTTCACTGATGTATCCTGTTCTAGTCTTCTGACAGGTGAGTCCATTAGTGTTCTGAGCCATCTGATTGGCTAATGGGATATAGTTAGGTCCTGTATTACACGAAGCCTAAATTTGCTCTGAACAAGTCCAGAGTCTAACAATATTGTTTCTACAGGTTTGATCTCCGGACAGTTCCCGTCGACTTTGTAGAGTGTCTGACACGTTTTATTCCAACGGAGGCCGAGGTGAAGCTTCTACGGCAATACGAGAGGGACAGAAAACCTCTGGAGGCTCTGAGTGACGAGGATCGATTCATGATGCAGTTCAGCCGGATTGAAAGGCTCAATCAGCGCATGACCATCATGACGTTCATGGGAAACTTTGCAGACAACATCCAGATGTTGACTCCGGTAAGGAAAATATTAAAGCCCAAGTGAAGTGAAGATACGAAATAAAACTGACAGACTGTGCTTCCTCTCAGCAACTTCACGCCATCATCGCTGCTTCAGTTTCAATAAAGTCATCTCAGAAACTGAAGAAGATTCTAGAGGTCAGTCTGTGTAATTGACTTGTCCTGTTAACAGGCAGAATGCCTGAGTTGTAATAAATGAAGAgtttctgttgctgctgctgctttagATCATCTTGGCTTTGGGGAACTACATGAACAGCAGCAAGAGAGGGGCTGTGTACGGATTCAAGCTGCAGAGTTTAGATCTGGTAAGACACTTTACACAAAGACACACCTCAGAGGTCTGATCATGTCCAAATGCCCAAACAAGCTGGCCAGCCATGAAGGTCTTCACAGAAGTATAGTTACTTTACTTCCTGCCTCgtgatgtttaaagaaaaacaggaaattcaGTGATCAAAAAGAGACTCAACAGTGACCCTGACCTCCGGCCGGGTCCACAGGATCTGCTGCGGATACAGTAGCAGCAGACTCTCCAGAACTCCCCGTGTACTTGGTCGTCCTCCTTATGGGTCAGAGATGTTTTAGTGAAAATCACAGGTGCAGTGAGCTCTGATCTAAGAGCTTTCATTTGGTTTCAGAGAGCAGATAATCAGGTTCAGATGATAAGCAGCAGTGAAACTAGGTGACGTTGGTCTGATAGCTTTTGATCATGTTTGGTAGAGAGGACACCGAGCTTAGATCAACTTTCTGTAAACTGTTTGGTTTTAGCTGCTGGATACAAAATCGACGGATAGGAAGCAAACACTGCTTCATTACATCGCCAACATTGTGCGAGAGAAATATCCTGGAGTGACTCTGTTTTACAACGAGCTGCACTATGTGGACAAAGCTGCAGCAGGTGAGTCTGTCAGTCAATCACAGCAATGCATAGACCACAGGCTACGACTGACTCATCTGTATGTCTTCACCTGTGCTGCTCAGTAAGTCTGGAGAACGTGCTGTGTGACGTGAAGGAGCTGCAGCGCGGCATGGAGCTCACCTGGAGAGAGTTTAGCGTGTCTCACAATGCCACACTCAAAGACTTCATCAGCAGGAATGAGTCCCGCCTCAACAAGCTACAGGAGGACGCACGTATCGCACAGGTGAAACAGTTGTTCGTGTTGAGAGTAATAAGAGGAATTGTCACTCCTAGTAATGATTTCTgcctgtttaaataaaacatttttttgacgTGCACTGTGGTCTTATTGTGGTCGGACTTCAGGACGCCTTTGAAGATGCAGTGAAGTTCTTTGGAGAAAGTTCCAAGACAATGCCACCATCCGTCTTCTTTCCCATCTTTGTCCGTTTCATCAAAGCCTACAGGGTAGGTAACAGACTGCAACTCCGGCTCTCTGGTGTGGGTGTGGCCTGTTGACATAAAGCTCCTCCTACAATTTGTGACAGCTTGAACTAACAGGAAGCATGTGTTTAGGTGGCGGAGGAGGACAATGAGCAGAGAAGGCGACAGGAGCAGATGCTCTTAGAGAAACTGGAGcaggaggagcagcaggaggaggaggagaccaAGGTGAGACATTTACTGGCATTATTATCCAAAGAGTTTCTGATTGGTCTCTAAAGAGTCTGTTCATACTCAAGTCTTAAAGAACACTGGACAAAATCCCGATTTAACAAACAGTGGGACAGAAAGGAGAACCTTTTACAGTTTATGTCCAACAGTCACATCCAAGCAGCTCACAGCATCCCTCCTTGTTAATGCCTCTGTTTATATCCTCTTGGTCTGTGATCAAACATAAACCTGGAGCAAGATGGAGTTGCCACTACTTGAGCCTTCTTCATCTGGACTATGTGGTGCTTTTCCCACACTCATACTCCTATAGTAATGAAATGTGTTATTAGAGCAGCATGCATGTCAGATATTCACATGACGGCTCGTGAGTGAAGAGTCCAGGTCCCCGACCCGGTAGTCTGTGAACCCGTCAGTCACAGGTACAAGGCTGTTGAAATACTCAGCTACCAGACTAATATAATATGCAGGTATCGGCCCATTATGATTCACTAATATGGACCTATTACATCAGAAATATAAAGCTTTTCTACTCAGAGTGTGACTCAAAGCACTTTCACACCAGTCCCACATCACCCAACTACACAGCTCTGGTGTGTGTGCCAACAACAAGGTGTGGGAacaacaagatggcgccgcagatggtcgcctcggcgtgttggtgcgcattgttttgttttgttttttgctttaaaacggtcttctgtgatggtacccggagctctctcaccagagaagaactcatgaacatcagggctactacaccagaggagttatttccaacttttctacctactgctctggaatatttggacattctggtcaaaggtgcgctcacctttgttcacgcggtgaaacgccggaagagagggaaacgggctggggtgctggtacgtcttcgccagcgtggactacgaacac
This DNA window, taken from Girardinichthys multiradiatus isolate DD_20200921_A chromosome 24, DD_fGirMul_XY1, whole genome shotgun sequence, encodes the following:
- the fmnl2b gene encoding formin-like protein 2 — its product is MGNAESMESQLAVIRSRAAPVRLPMPDPAELEERFSIALNSMNLPPDKVRLLRSYDNEKKWELICDQERFQVKNPPHTYIQKLRGFLDPAVTRKKFRRRVQESTQTLRELEISLRTNHIGWVREFLNEENRGLDVLVEYLSFAQYAVTFDGEQSDTGSEAGSIDSPWSRSIEDLHGDCSLPSPSSSVSRSARHSISSALVTRSNTLPSRRTLKNSRLVCKKDDVHVCVMCLRAIMNYQYGFNMVMSHPHAVNEIALSLNNRNPRTKALVLELLAAVCLVRGGHEIILSAFDNFKTVCNEAMRFEKLMEHFKNEDDNIDFLVACMQFINIVVHSVEDMNFRVHLQYDFTKLNLEEHLERLKHTESDRLQVQIQAYLDNVFDVGTLLEDAETKTAALERVEELEENLATMSERLLDVENEAMLKIVELEKQLMQTNKELDQLREVYASANSQVHTLRRIVREKDQTIRRQSRLERQAQEAQQSGGPGAPQPQRGEGDGGVADSSSPSPPPFPTLSPSPETVAYHSMGPGMGGAPGMQAPPPPPPPPPPMPSTVSNGPYPAPPPPAPPPPPPPPPPPCRTSELSSVPMPPPPPPVAPPLPGSGGSPTVIFNSGLAEGPLKLFSVKIKKPIQTKFRMPVLNWVALKPSQINGTVFNDIDDESILQDLDMEGFEELFKTKAQGPAVDLTLSRQKLPQKAPSKVSLLEANRAKNLAITLRKAGQASEIICRAIHTFDLRTVPVDFVECLTRFIPTEAEVKLLRQYERDRKPLEALSDEDRFMMQFSRIERLNQRMTIMTFMGNFADNIQMLTPQLHAIIAASVSIKSSQKLKKILEIILALGNYMNSSKRGAVYGFKLQSLDLLLDTKSTDRKQTLLHYIANIVREKYPGVTLFYNELHYVDKAAAVSLENVLCDVKELQRGMELTWREFSVSHNATLKDFISRNESRLNKLQEDARIAQDAFEDAVKFFGESSKTMPPSVFFPIFVRFIKAYRVAEEDNEQRRRQEQMLLEKLEQEEQQEEEETKSPSHKGKRQQQELITELRRRQGKDSRHVYEGKDGAIEDIITALKTVPFTARTAKRSSRFFCDPAHSEEHY